The genome window TTGTATCCATTTCCTCCTCCTGATTTTCCTCACTGTATACCTTACGCTGCCCATGTCAGCAAAAATGTCGCTGCAACATTTCGTGCTTTTTATATGTTTCTCTCATTTACCTTTCACATCACATCGCTTCGCGCACATGCTGTACGAACATGCTCCGAATGGCAGGATTTTCACCCAGTCCGCGAATCAATGTCCGGACCTCATACCCGGCATCCTTCATCGTCTGCTTCCAGGAGTTGTCCTCCCCCGCCATATCATTATTGGCGTGGTCGCCTGCCACTACCATGAAGGGGAGCAGCGTTACCTTCTTAAGTCCGGCGATTTCCATTCTCGCAAGCACATCTTGCAGCTCCGGAAAGCCTTCCACCGTTCCCACAAGCACCTGATGGTATCCCAGAAGATGGAAGGTATATTCCAATGTCGGATAGGCGGAATTGGCATGGTGCTCCGTTCCGTGGCCCATCAGGATCAGCGCCTCGTCCGGCTCAAGCTCCACGCTCTCCATCACGGCGTGTACCGCCTGTTTATAATCTCTGACACTGCTCAGAAGCGGTTTCCCTACCCGGATACTCTCGAAATCCTGTTCATATCCGCTGATATCCTGCATCATACCGTCATACTCGATTCCGTTGATCACATGAGTCGGCTGAATGATCACACTCTGAATCCCGTCGGAGCGCATCTGCTCCATAGCCTCCCTCACATTCAGGAAACAAAGCCCGTTTTGTTTTTTCAGTTTATTTAAGATCATCTGGCTGGTAAATGCCCGATAGACCTGATACGTGGGAAATTCCTCTGCAATCTCATGCTCAATCGCCGTAATCGTCTTCTTTAGCGTATCCAGATAACTGGTTCCAAAACTCACCACCAATATCGCCTTTTTCCCCATCTTACACTTCTCCTTTCTGCAATTAAAACTCAATCCCTCTTCTTGCCCGGATCCCCTGATCAAAGGGGTGTTTTCTTTTTTGCACCTCAGAGACATAATCGGCAATCTCTATAAGCTCCGGGGCCGGATTTCTCCCGGTCAGTACGACCTCCAGATTTTCTGGGCGCTGCTTAAAAAAAGTAAGCGCCTCCGCCTGCCCGATCATGCCATAGGAATAGGCCGCGGCAAATTCGTCCAGCACCAGCATATCATAGCCGCCGCTCTGAATCTTCTGAACTACATTTTCCCAAAGCTTTCGATAGACCCGGATACATTCCTCCTGCTCCGCCACGTTTAACGTGCGGAAAAAACCGAAACTCTTTTCCAGATGAATCACTTCAATCTCCGGAATCCGGTCAAGAATACTTAGCTCGCCCGAATTCTCATTTTTCAGGAAACGGGCAAAGAGCACCGTAAGTCCACTCCCCGCCGCCCGGATCGCAAGCCCGGTAGCTGCCGTGGTCTTTCCCTTGCCATCCCCACAGTAAATGTGCAGCAGACCTTTTTCCTTCATACCGCCCTCCTGTAAATAATAAAATATAACTCAATGGTCAAAATAGCTCTCGATCTACTTGAATTTCTGTCATGATTATGTTATGTTGAATGCAAAGGAAGGCATCTGCTGTAACAGATGTCTCTCGAACGGACAGTGTCCACCTCCAAAAGTGAATGCTCCCAAGCGTTGGTATAATGCCCTAAAAGACACCGCCTAGCCTGTTTGCCGACAGGTTAGGCATTTTTTGTTTTCGCTTGTTCTTTCCCAATTCCCCATAATCCATTTTCTCACATACTCATATACTTCATCAAGGCTCATTCCCTCTTCTTTTGGTCTCCCAATCACGACCAGTGTCACCCCCAAAGCCCTCGCCGCCTCCAATTTCTCCTCGAATCCGCCTGCCTTTCCGGATTCCTTCGTGACAAAAAATCCTGCATTTGTATGACGCAGAATAGCCTCATTCATTTCCCGCGAGAAGGGGCCCTGCATGGCGATCAGATGCTTTCCTTCAAATCCAAGCCTCTCGCTTTCCGCTACCGCCTCCATGGTCGAAAGGACCCGGGCAAAACAGCGTTCTTTATAATCGGGAATTTCCGTATATTTCCACAACTCCTTGCTTCCGGTCGTGATCAGAATATTTCCCCCCACCGTTTTCAGATACTTTGCAGCCTGTTCCACCGAATCCACCCGGACAATTCCCGCATTCTCCGCTGTCAGACAATCCAT of Roseburia hominis contains these proteins:
- the cobK gene encoding precorrin-6A reductase encodes the protein MNGKQILIFAGTTEGRKLAEWFSKSFGGKPSGVKEPSDRPPQEGPREKKPEMPVGENKVIVSTATEYGKVCLGDLEGVQILTGRLNVQEMETLLKEKIIDLVVDATHPFATEVTKNIKTACQRADVPYLRCLREKMDCLTAENAGIVRVDSVEQAAKYLKTVGGNILITTGSKELWKYTEIPDYKERCFARVLSTMEAVAESERLGFEGKHLIAMQGPFSREMNEAILRHTNAGFFVTKESGKAGGFEEKLEAARALGVTLVVIGRPKEEGMSLDEVYEYVRKWIMGNWERTSENKKCLTCRQTG
- a CDS encoding sirohydrochlorin cobaltochelatase is translated as MGKKAILVVSFGTSYLDTLKKTITAIEHEIAEEFPTYQVYRAFTSQMILNKLKKQNGLCFLNVREAMEQMRSDGIQSVIIQPTHVINGIEYDGMMQDISGYEQDFESIRVGKPLLSSVRDYKQAVHAVMESVELEPDEALILMGHGTEHHANSAYPTLEYTFHLLGYHQVLVGTVEGFPELQDVLARMEIAGLKKVTLLPFMVVAGDHANNDMAGEDNSWKQTMKDAGYEVRTLIRGLGENPAIRSMFVQHVREAM
- a CDS encoding cob(I)yrinic acid a,c-diamide adenosyltransferase, with the protein product MKEKGLLHIYCGDGKGKTTAATGLAIRAAGSGLTVLFARFLKNENSGELSILDRIPEIEVIHLEKSFGFFRTLNVAEQEECIRVYRKLWENVVQKIQSGGYDMLVLDEFAAAYSYGMIGQAEALTFFKQRPENLEVVLTGRNPAPELIEIADYVSEVQKRKHPFDQGIRARRGIEF